From Nematostella vectensis chromosome 14, jaNemVect1.1, whole genome shotgun sequence, a single genomic window includes:
- the LOC5510440 gene encoding PC3-like endoprotease variant B — protein MGDGIFVLNPLRIFIVVILVPSFLGVPLTNPNPYWNATRDWKRELADKEGYFTNTWAVEIEHPFEEKYVREISKRHGFTIIGKIGNLKGHYHLRHDDVDELNKEHNRDKTDRLLLEDNVRWAEQQKILHRVRKDGIPTDPMFTEMWYLMNTGQTGGPVGVDINVIPVWKRGITGRGVVVTVLDDGMDHNHPDLKPNYEPCASHDFNDNDQDPAPRDIDPDNCHGTRCAGEIAAVANDSICGAGVAYNAKIGGVRMLDGKATDALEACSLGFANQVTDVYSNCWGPKDDGKTFGKPGPLAAKALKSGAEKGRGGKGNIFVWATGNGGLTDDDCNCDGYTTSIYTVSIGCIGDHGLSAYYTELCSSTLAVTFNGGAHREKEENKMITTDLKGKCTEQFKGTSSAAPLAAGMVALMLEQNPSLTWRDVQHIIVHTAKMTSPVDDGWRTNGAGLHFNHKFGFGRLDADAMVEKSRVWKNVPVQRTCTGASSVTGDEKDIPVGGSLDIQIPTGGCMGTIAEINHLEHVVLTVSFIHRRRGDVSLLLTSPSGTKNEMLSTRRYDDSKEGLDKWSFMTVHCWGENPRGFWKLNVIDNPLNEIGDRVVNGFGTLHLDTSKQDTDVEDLEEQVIDDQTKQQAARIQSIKNTNPLFDFPYPAGVRRDRVKPFSNNMDTSETEESIVDDLYNLTQSDTASFTEYVYDRSKIPRPEAKLRSDDSDDDDVTGSNSSGSDDTGSSDAEIKAVEYKSDGETQDGGSNGSGVFILQKPNERRPKKKLKYKKRSKINSHKKKLINAKAKKDATKKVQVAVQETATQRVQVNAGYDNPEIPCLARGCSGILLKWVLTFYGTYEPPENT, from the exons ATGGGTGATGGGATCTTTGTCCTAAACCCGCTTAGGATTTTTATAGTTGTAATTTTAGTACCGAGCTTTTTAGGGGTTCCGCTAACAAATCCTAACCCGTATTGGAATGCGACAAGAGATTGGAAGCGAGAGTTGGCGGACAAGGAGGGATATTTTACTAATACGTGGGCTGTGGAAATAGAACACCCTTTCGAAGAGAAATATGTCCGGGAAATTTCCAAGAGACATGGGTTTACAATTATTGGAAAG ATCGGTAATCTAAAAGGCCATTATCACTTGCGCCATGACGATGTTGATGAGCTTAACAAAGAACATAATCGTGATAAGACAGACAGACTTCTTCTTGAGGATAAC gttcgATGGGCAGAACAGCAGAAGATTCTTCACAGAGTGAGAAAGGACGGGATTCCAACAGACCCGATGTTCACAGAAATGTGGTACCTG ATGAACACTGGGCAGACCGGGGGACCTGTGGGTGTTGATATCAACGTCATTCCTGTATGGAAGCGAGGCATAACGGGGAGGGGCGTTGTTGTCACAGTGTTAGATGACG gcatGGACCACAACCATCCTGATCTGAAGCCAAATTAT GAGCCATGTGCGAGTCATGATTTTAATGATAATGATCAAGATCCTGCCCCGAGAGACATAGACCCCGATAACTG TCACGGCACCCGCTGTGCGGGCGAGATCGCGGCTGTGGCGAATGACTCTATCTGCGGGGCTGGAGTCGCGTACAATGCCAAGATTGGAG GCGTTCGTATGTTGGATGGTAAAGCAACGGACGCCCTTGAAGCGTGCTCGCTTGGATTTGCAAATCAGGTCACAGATGTGTATAGCAACTGTTGGGGCCCTAAGGATGATGGGAAGACCTTTGGTAAACCTGGTCCTCTAGCTGCCAAGGCACTCAAAAGTGGTGCAGAAAAG GGTCGGGGAGGTAAAGGCAACATCTTCGTGTGGGCGACTGGAAATGGCGGACTGACAGATGATGACTGTAATTGCGATGGCTATACCACGAGTATATACACGGTGTCAATAGGCTGTATCGGTGATCACGGGTTATCGGCCTACTACACAGAGCTGTGTTCGTCAACACTTGCTGTAACATTCAATGGCGGAGCACACAGAGAAAAAGAGGAGAATAAAATG ATCACTACAGACTTAAAAGGCAAATGCACTGAACAGTTCAAAGGCACATCGTCTGCTGCTCCACTGGCCGCTGGAATGGTGGCACTTATGTTAGAACAGAA CCCTTCTCTCACGTGGCGTGACGTACAACACATCATTGTGCATACGGCGAAGATGACGAGCCCTGTGGATGATGGATGGCGTACGAATGGGGCTGGACTCCACTTCAATCACAAGTTTGGCTTTGGTCGTCTTGACGCGGACGCCATGGTGGAGAAGTCACGTGTCTGGAAGAACGTCCCTGTCCAGCGGACATGCACAGGAGCGTCTAGCGTGACAGGGGATGAGAA AGACATCCCAGTGGGAGGCTCCCTGGACATCCAGATCCCGACCGGGGGGTGCATGGGCACCATTGCCGAGATCAACCACCTGGAGCACGTGGTACTCACTGTTAGTTTTATTCATCGGAGACGCGGTGACGTCAGCCTGCTTCTGACGTCACCATCCGGGACCAAGAACGAGATGCTCTCTACTCGTCGCTATGACGACAGCAAGGAGGGTCTGGATAAATGGTCATTTATGACGGTACACTGCTGGG GGGAAAACCCGAGAGGGTTCTGGAAGCTGAACGTGATTGACAACCCTCTGAACGAGATCGGTGATCGCGTGGTTAACGGGTTTGGGACGCTACACTTGGACACGAGCAAACAAGACACAGACGTCGAGGATCTTGAGGAACAAGTAATTGACGACCAGACGAAACAGCAAGCAGCAAGAATTCAGAGTATCAAAAACACG AATCCCCTGTTTGATTTCCCGTACCCCGCTGGTGTGCGGAGAGATAGAGTCAAGCCATTCTCTAACAACATGGACACTTCGGAGACCGAAGAGAGTATTGTAGATGATTTATATAACTTGACGCAGAGCGACACCGCGAGCTTTACCGAGTACGTGTACGACCGCAGCAAAATACCTAGACCGGAAGCGAAACTCAGAAGCGACGATAGTGATGACGACGATGTAACCGGAAGTAATAGTTCCGGAAGTGACGACACCGGAAGTAGCGATGCTGAAATAAAGGCAGTAGAATACAAATCTGATGGGGAAACACAAGATGGTGGTAGTAATGGTAGCGGGGTTTTCATTTTACAGAAACCGAACGAGAGAAGGCCGAAAAAGAAACTTAAATATAAAAAGCGTAGCAAAATAAACTCTCATAAGAAAAAGTTGATTAATGCAAAAGCTAAAAAGGACGCTACGAAAAAGGTCCAGGTTGCTGTGCAGGAGACCGCCACACAGCGGGTCCAGGTGAATGCCGGGTATGATAATCCCGAGATCCCGTGCCTCGCCCGCGGGTGCTCGGGTATCCTATTGAAGTGGGTACTTACTTTCTACGGTACATACGAACCGCCAGAGAACACATAG